A window of the Lactuca sativa cultivar Salinas chromosome 7, Lsat_Salinas_v11, whole genome shotgun sequence genome harbors these coding sequences:
- the LOC111879813 gene encoding uncharacterized protein LOC111879813, whose product MEHEQQSNHISDDYYNSDNEEAVSGNKCGCFRLFSYFNSHHHDGETAVFIHHRLGERDIGDKNSWLMNRFKRFREFSEVIAGPKWKNFIRKFSKKPKKGNSSPFQYDPESYALNFNDGVGDESDDDCSLPRSFSTRFAPHSGSMAS is encoded by the coding sequence ATGGAACACGAACAACAAAGCAATCACATCTCCGATGACTACTACAACTCCGACAATGAAGAGGCTGTCTCCGGCAACAAATGCGGTTGTTTCCGCCTTTTCTCTTACTTCAATTCCCACCACCATGATGGAGAAACAGCGGTGTTCATCCACCATAGGTTGGGAGAAAGAGACATTGGAGACAAAAACAGTTGGTTGATGAATCGATTCAAGAGATTCAGAGAGTTTTCAGAGGTGATTGCGGGGCCTAAATGGAAGAACTTCATTAGAAAGTTTAGTAAGAAACCGAAAAAAGGGAATTCTTCTCCATTTCAATATGATCCTGAGAGTTATGCACTTAATTTTAACGATGGTGTTGGCGATGAAAGTGATGATGATTGTTCGTTGCCTCGTAGTTTCTCCACGAGATTTGCTCCTCATTCGGGTTCCATGGCTAGTTAg
- the LOC111879793 gene encoding peptidyl-prolyl cis-trans isomerase CYP28, chloroplastic, producing MGCSTTTTTTSATLPPYPPPSAPLSKLHLHRRSLLFLSSTTTALSLPSLSIASPPQKQPDTTITDRVFMDFSICPSYFQTRTLGSDLALCPDTEPVGRIVLGLYGNLVPITVSNFKSMCTGVSGYYKGTLIQKIFPGRFFMAGHQGRRDKGEVKPPVGLVRNTESIDPKAFQLGHTKGGVLSLCLSENDDDDDIKLDPNYHNVEFMITTGPGPCPDLDGRNIVFGSVLEGMDVVASISSIPTYKPGERIRQYNDLAEFLGDGRAKNARAIWDRPQKTLYISNCGELKVTKPTLSPSLP from the exons ATGGGCTGCTCAACCACAACCACCACTACCTCCGCCACGCTCCCTCCTTATCCTCCTCCATCCGCCCCTCTCTCCAAACTCCACCTTCACCGCCGCTCTCTTCTATTcctctcctccaccaccaccgctCTCTCCCTCCCCTCCCTCTCCATAGCCTCACCACCACAAAAACAACCTGACACCACCATTACTGACCGCGTCTTCATGGACTTCAGCATCTGCCCTAGCTACTTCCAAACCCGAACCCTAGGATCAGATCTCGCCCTCTGTCCCGATACCGAACCCGTCGGCCGCATCGTCCTTGGCCTCTACGGCAACCTCGTCCCAATCACCGTTTCCAATTTCAAATCCATGTGCACCGGCGTCTCTGGGTACTATAAAGGAACGCTAATTCAGAAGATCTTTCCCGGTCGGTTTTTCATGGCGGGGCATCAAGGACGGAGGGATAAAGGAGAAGTTAAGCCGCCGGTAGGTTTGGTTAGAAATACAGAGAGTATCGACCCCAAGGCTTTCCAATTAGGGCACACAAAGGGCGGCGTTTTATCACTCTGTTTATCGGAaaacgacgacgacgacgacatTAAACTTGATCCGAATTATCATAATGTCGAGTTCATGATCACAACTGGCCCTGGTCCTTGCCCTGATCTTGATGGTAGAAATATCGTTTTTGGTTCTGTTCTTGAAG GTATGGATGTGGTGGCAAGTATATCTTCAATTCCAACATACAAACCAGGGGAAAGAATTCGACAATATAATGATTTGGCAGAGTTTCTTGGAGATGGAAGAGCTAAAAATGCACGTGCAATTTGGGATAGGCCTCAAAAGACTTTGTATATCAGCAACTGTGGTGAACTTAAAGTCACAAAGCCTACACTTTCCCCATCACTACCTTAA